One window from the genome of Campylobacter concisus encodes:
- the cmoA gene encoding carboxy-S-adenosyl-L-methionine synthase CmoA, translating into MRDEIFKEPISKQFEFDDFVASVFDDMISRSVPFYDVSSNLNAKLLAKILPKSAKVCDLGCSTANSLLLLNNLRNDLVLSGVDNSEAMLANAKNKAKAYGAKIKFLLDDILKCELVGFDAVLANYTLQFIRPPKRADLVQKIYNGLNENGVFLFSEKIIFEDKKLTKSVIEIYEDYKQAQGYSRYEIAQKREALENVLVPYTEEENRNLALNAGFKRVESTFKWGNFMSFLAFK; encoded by the coding sequence ATGAGAGATGAAATTTTTAAAGAGCCTATAAGCAAGCAGTTTGAGTTTGACGACTTTGTAGCGAGCGTTTTTGATGATATGATCTCGCGCTCGGTACCATTTTACGACGTGAGCTCAAATTTAAATGCAAAGCTGCTAGCTAAAATTTTGCCAAAATCAGCAAAAGTATGCGACCTTGGCTGCTCGACGGCAAATAGCTTACTTTTACTAAATAATCTTAGAAACGATCTCGTGCTAAGCGGTGTGGATAACTCTGAAGCTATGCTAGCAAATGCAAAAAATAAGGCAAAAGCTTATGGAGCAAAGATAAAATTTTTGCTTGATGATATTTTAAAGTGTGAGCTAGTAGGCTTTGACGCAGTTTTGGCAAACTATACTTTGCAGTTTATCAGACCGCCAAAAAGGGCCGATCTAGTGCAAAAAATTTATAACGGACTAAATGAAAATGGAGTCTTTTTGTTTAGTGAAAAGATCATCTTTGAAGATAAAAAGCTTACTAAAAGTGTCATAGAAATTTACGAAGACTACAAACAAGCGCAAGGCTACTCACGCTACGAGATCGCTCAAAAAAGAGAGGCACTTGAAAATGTGCTGGTGCCATATACCGAAGAAGAAAATAGGAATTTAGCCCTAAATGCTGGCTTTAAGCGAGTCGAGAGCACATTTAAATGGGGAAATTTTATGAGTTTTTTGGCGTTTAAATAA
- a CDS encoding molybdopterin oxidoreductase family protein — MMKEGKVICPYCGTGCQVTLHVENNVVRAATGVEDNPVNQGNLCLKGFYGWDYVASPDRLTKPLIRKKNGVFSKDGDFEEASWDEALDLVVEKMKETKAKYGPDALAGNFSARCTLEDNYVAQKLMRAVIGTNNVDHCARIUHAPTVAGLAKTIGNGAATNSFTEIGTYSNCILMIGSNPENGHPIAAMHIQRALNRGAKLIVIDPIKTEFASRADIHLQLEPEHNIPVINALLYTIIEEGLVNEEFARDHTIGIEYVKEAVKDYAPEVVAKYTRLNPEDIRAAARMYATTKPAVITHGMGVTHFNHGVGGVCDVSNLFLITGNICELGTGDLPLRGQENVQGCCDMGVLPNIFPNLGSVTDPEQRAWFEKMWHLEPGFLSSKIGVHKTEVPDAILDGKVHFFWTIGENPVISEPNTNHFLKGIAHVDFYVVQDLFLTETSLKADVILPGVASSEKEGLYTNAERRVQHNEAVITPPGDARQDWWIVCEIARRLGATEGFNFNSPEEIWEEVRKCDPRRYGGMSYYRIKKYHGLHWPCPNEDDMGGQSLYLDKKFFTPDGKGRFVPCLFVDKADKIESAKLEFAKKMNMSPEYPIMAGSVDEKTDDEYPIQLLTTRKVYQYTVGTMTRRSRAIEEGGDSIGPIAEMNPALAARYGLKQGDFIKAWSRYGYIVVKAEVTDIVPDGIIQMTFHYWESSCNELTSSGWDYISKTPTFKAAIQIKKIDEEEFLRVRELKRIKFQTSKIIYDDFHHHGNAAINE, encoded by the coding sequence ATGATGAAAGAAGGCAAAGTCATCTGTCCTTATTGCGGGACAGGCTGTCAAGTAACCTTGCATGTGGAAAATAATGTCGTTCGTGCCGCCACAGGCGTTGAAGACAATCCAGTCAATCAAGGAAATTTATGTTTAAAAGGCTTTTATGGCTGGGATTACGTTGCAAGTCCAGATAGACTCACAAAACCACTTATTAGAAAGAAAAATGGCGTATTTTCAAAAGATGGTGATTTTGAGGAAGCCAGCTGGGACGAGGCGCTTGATCTTGTCGTAGAAAAAATGAAAGAGACCAAAGCAAAATATGGCCCAGACGCATTAGCCGGAAATTTCTCAGCACGTTGCACACTTGAGGACAACTACGTTGCTCAAAAACTAATGCGCGCAGTAATTGGCACAAATAACGTCGACCACTGTGCTAGAATTTGACACGCTCCGACAGTAGCAGGACTTGCTAAAACAATCGGAAACGGAGCTGCCACAAATAGCTTTACAGAGATTGGCACTTATAGCAACTGTATATTAATGATAGGCTCAAACCCAGAAAATGGTCACCCAATCGCAGCTATGCACATCCAAAGAGCGCTAAACCGCGGTGCGAAACTAATCGTTATTGATCCTATTAAGACTGAGTTTGCAAGCAGAGCTGACATTCACTTACAACTAGAGCCAGAACATAATATTCCAGTTATCAACGCACTTCTTTATACTATCATCGAAGAAGGCCTTGTAAATGAGGAATTTGCAAGAGATCACACAATAGGTATTGAGTATGTCAAAGAAGCTGTAAAAGACTATGCTCCAGAGGTCGTGGCTAAATACACAAGGCTAAATCCAGAGGATATCAGAGCGGCTGCTAGAATGTACGCTACCACAAAGCCAGCTGTCATCACTCACGGCATGGGTGTAACCCACTTTAACCACGGCGTTGGCGGAGTTTGCGATGTATCAAATTTATTCTTGATCACTGGCAACATCTGCGAGCTTGGCACAGGCGACTTGCCGCTTAGAGGTCAAGAGAACGTTCAAGGCTGCTGTGATATGGGCGTTTTACCAAATATTTTCCCAAATCTTGGCTCAGTAACTGATCCAGAGCAAAGAGCTTGGTTTGAGAAAATGTGGCACCTAGAACCTGGATTTTTGAGCTCAAAAATAGGCGTTCACAAAACCGAAGTACCTGATGCGATCCTTGATGGCAAAGTGCATTTCTTCTGGACTATCGGCGAAAATCCAGTCATCTCTGAGCCAAATACAAACCACTTCTTAAAAGGTATAGCTCATGTTGATTTCTACGTGGTTCAAGATCTATTCTTAACCGAGACTTCACTAAAAGCTGACGTCATACTTCCTGGCGTTGCAAGTAGCGAGAAAGAAGGACTTTATACAAATGCAGAGCGCCGCGTACAACACAACGAAGCAGTCATCACACCTCCAGGAGATGCTAGACAAGACTGGTGGATCGTTTGCGAGATCGCACGCCGTTTAGGGGCAACTGAGGGCTTTAACTTCAACTCACCTGAAGAAATTTGGGAAGAAGTTAGAAAATGCGATCCAAGACGATATGGTGGCATGAGTTATTACCGTATCAAAAAATATCATGGACTACACTGGCCATGTCCAAATGAAGATGATATGGGCGGTCAGAGCCTCTATCTTGATAAGAAATTTTTCACACCTGATGGCAAAGGTCGTTTTGTGCCATGCCTCTTTGTGGATAAAGCCGATAAGATCGAGAGTGCAAAACTTGAGTTTGCTAAGAAGATGAATATGTCTCCTGAGTACCCTATCATGGCTGGCTCAGTCGATGAAAAGACTGACGATGAGTATCCGATACAGCTTCTAACCACTAGAAAGGTCTATCAATACACCGTTGGCACCATGACAAGACGCTCACGCGCCATCGAAGAGGGTGGAGATAGCATCGGACCTATCGCCGAAATGAATCCAGCACTTGCTGCAAGATATGGTTTAAAACAAGGCGACTTCATCAAAGCATGGAGTAGATATGGCTACATCGTCGTAAAAGCCGAAGTAACAGACATCGTGCCTGATGGCATCATCCAGATGACTTTCCACTACTGGGAGAGCTCTTGCAATGAGTTAACAAGCAGTGGCTGGGACTACATCAGTAAGACTCCGACATTTAAAGCAGCTATTCAGATCAAAAAGATCGATGAAGAAGAATTTTTACGAGTTCGCGAGCTAAAACGCATAAAATTCCAAACTTCAAAAATCATCTACGATGACTTCCACCACCACGGAAACGCAGCGATAAATGAGTAA